The Impatiens glandulifera chromosome 8, dImpGla2.1, whole genome shotgun sequence genome includes a window with the following:
- the LOC124911522 gene encoding pre-mRNA-splicing factor ATP-dependent RNA helicase DEAH10, with product MPSMAPGGRINSQTNNKKRKAYSDGDNRSELLARKHKFEQQRKSLPIASVEKKLVDEIRSNSTLIIVGETGSGKTTQLPQFLLSAGFCNAGKVIGITQPRRVAAVTVAKRVAEECGVELGSTVGYSIRFDDMTSNSTSLKYMTDGLLLREALLDPYLSRYSVIIVDEAHERTVHTDVLLGLLKRIQKERGKLINEHNNGMRTMTNETSVGTLKKYQRLSPLKLIIMSASLDARVFSDYFGGARALYVQGRQFPVDIFYTLHPETDYVDAALITIFQIHLEEESGDILVFLTGQEEIESVERLVKERLQQLAEDKRKLKVLPIYSSLPSEKQMQVFMPALDGYRKVVLATNIAETSVTIPGIKYVIDPGVVKQRQYTASTGIESLVVVPISKAQALQRSGRAGREGPGKCFRLYPEREFQKLDDSTKPEIKRSNLSNVILQLKALGVDDILGFDFIEKPKSEAVSKSLALLSLLGALTDENKLSDPIGHQMARLPLEPIYSKALILASQFNCLEEMLIAVAMLSVESIFYTPREKKEEARAAAKCFSSPEGDHLALLNVFRAAVEVLQKNFGNNREKAEKNLRKWCKDNFINNRSLKHALDVHRQIVGHVEQMGLSITSCGEDMIQFRRCLAAAFFLQAALKQPDGTYRSLSSGLVVQIHPSSGLFKGKPECLIYNELLKTNNNYIRNVTRIDYLWLPELAPQYYALK from the exons ATGCCTTCCATGGCTCCTGGGGGGAGGATAAACTCTCAAACCAATAATAAGAAACGCAAAGCCTACTCCGATGGTGACAATCGTTCTGAACTCTTGGCCAG GAAGCATAAGTTTGAACAACAGAGAAAATCGCTGCCTATAGCTTCGG TTGAAAAAAAACTGGTCGATGAGATTCGGTCTAATAGTACGCTGATAATCGTGGGTGAAACAGGAAGTGGAAAGACAACAC AATTGCCTCAATTTCTATTGAGTGCGGGATTCTGTAATGCTGGAAAAGTCATTGGCATTACACAACCCAGACGAGTTGCAGCTGTTACCGTAGCAAAACGTGTTGCTGAAGAATGTGGTGTTGAACTTGGAAGCACAGTTGGATATTCCATTAGATTTGATGATATGACGTCTAATTCTACTAGTCTCAAGTACATGACAGATGGACTATTATTGAG GGAAGCACTGTTGGACCCATATCTCTCCAGATATTCGGTGATAATAGTAGATGAAGCTCATGAGAGAACTGTACACACAGATGTGTTACTTGGTCTGCTGAAACGTATTCAGAAGGAGAGGGGGAAACTTATTAACGAACACAATAATGGCATGCGTACGATGACAAATGAAACAAGTGTTGGTACTCTTAAGAAGTATCAGAGACTCAGCCCATTGAAGTTAATTATCATGTCTGCTAGTTTAGATGCTCGTGTATTTTCTGATTACTTTGGTGGAGCAAGAGCTCTATATGTTCAAGGGAGGCAGTTTCCAGTAGACATATTCTACACTCTTCACCCTGAGACAGACTATGTTGATGCAGCTTTAATTACCATATTTCAG ATTCATTTGGAGGAGGAAAGTGGtgatatacttgtttttttaactGGACAAGAAGAGATTGAATCAGTTGAGAGGCTAGTTAAGGAGAGACTTCAACAACTGGCAGAAGACAAAAGAAAACTGAAGGTCTTACCAATATATTCTTCTCTTCCATCTGAAAAGCAGATGCAAGTATTCATGCCCGCTTTAGATGGATATCGCAAG GTAGTCCTGGCAACAAATATTGCTGAGACATCTGTAACGATTCCTGGAATAAAGTATGTGATAGATCCTGGAGTTGTAAAACAACGTCAATACACTGCTAGTACAGGGATAGAGTCATTGGTTGTTGTTCCCATTTCTAAAGCTCAGGCTTTACAAAGAAG TGGTCGTGCAGGCCGTGAAGGACCTGGCAAGTGCTTTCGCCTTTATCCTGAAAGGGAATTCCAGAAACTGGATGATTCTACAAAGCCAGAAATCAAACGGTCTAACCTTTCGAATGTGATTTTGCAACTCAAGGCTCTTGGGGTAGATGATATTCTGGGGTTTGATTTCATTGAAAAACCAAAAAG TGAGGCGGTCTCGAAATCATTGGCATTATTGAGCTTGCTGGGTGCTCTAACAGATGAAAATAAACTGTCGGATCCAATTGGGCATCAAATGGCACGTCTTCCCTTAGAGCCCATTTACTCGAAAGCTCTTATTCTTGCCAGTCAGTTCAACTGCTTGGAAGAAATGTTAATAGCTGTTGCAATGCTATCAGTGGAGTCTATCTTTTATACCCCACGTGAGAAGAAGGAAGAG GCTCGAGCAGCAGCAAAGTGCTTCTCAAGTCCTGAAGGAGATCATCTGGCCTTGCTCAACGTCTTTCGAGCTGCTGTTGAAGTTTTGCAGAAGAATTTTGGCAACAATAGAGAAAAGGCTGAAAAGAATCTGAGAAAGTGGTGTAAGGATAATTTCATTAACAACCGTTCCCTTAAACATGCTCTTGATGTTCACAG ACAAATTGTTGGGCATGTTGAACAAATGGGTTTAAGTATAACCTCTTGTGGAGAAGACATGATTCAATTTCGCCGATGCCTTGCAGCTGCATTTTTCCTTCAAGCTGCTCTAAAGCAACCTGATGGTACATACAG GTCTTTGTCGAGTGGTCTTGTGGTGCAGATCCACCCATCTTCTGGGCTATTTAAGGGAAAACCGGAGTGCTTAATTTATAATGAACTacttaaaactaataataattatattcgCAATGTAACAAGGATTGATTACCTGTGGTTACCTGAGCTGGCTCCGCAATACTATGCACTGAAGTAA
- the LOC124911463 gene encoding syntaxin-71 translates to MSVIDILTRVDAICKKYDKYDLEKQKDSNISGDDAFVRVYASIEADIEDALQKAETASNGKSRASTVAINAEIRRTKARLLEEVPKLQRLAMKKVKGLPSEEFAARSDLVLALPERIQAIPDGTPAPSKQSGAWTGSASRTEIKFDSGGRFDDEYFQQTEESSQFRQEYEMRKIKQDQGLEVISEGLDTLKNMAHDMNEELDRQVPLMDEIDTKVDKASSDLKNTNVRLKDTVTQLRSSRNFCLDIVLLCIILGIAAYLYNVLKK, encoded by the exons ATGAGCGTGATCGATATTCTCACCAGAGTTGACGCGATCTGCAAGAAGTACGACAAGTATGATCTCGAGAAGCAAAAGGATTCCAATATCTCCGGCGACGATGCCTTTGTTCGTGTCTACGCTTCCATAGAAGCCGATATCGAAGACGCTCTTCAG AAAGCGGAAACTGCTTCAAATGGCAAAAGTAGGGCTTCTACTGTTGCCATTAATGCTGAGATTCGTCGAACTAAGGCTCGATTGCTGGAGGAAGTTCCGAAATTGCAGAGATTGGCTATGAAGAAG GTGAAGGGGCTTCCTTCAGAAGAATTTGCTGCCCGAAGTGATTTGGTCCTTGCATTGCCAGAGAGAATTCAAGCTATACCTGATGGAACTCCTGCTCCATCAAAGCAAAGTGGAGCCTGGACAGGTTCAGCCTCACGCACAGAAATAAAGTTTGACTCAG gtGGAAGGTTTGATGATGAATACTTCCAGCAAACTGAAGAGTCTAGCCAGTTTAGGCAAGAATATGAAATGCGGAAAATTAAACAG GATCAAGGTTTGGAGGTTATATCTGAAGGTCTAGATACATTGAAGAATATGGCTCATGATATGAATGAG GAATTGGACAGGCAAGTTCCTTTGATGGATGAGATAGACACCAAG GTTGACAAAGCAAGTTCAGATCTTAAAAATACGAATGTCAGGCTCAAGGACACAGTTACTCAG TTGCGGTCAAGTAGAAATTTCTGCCTTGATATCGTGCTGTTGTGCATAATCCTAGGAATTGCAGCTTACTTGTACAA TGTCCTGAAGAAGTAA